Proteins from one Chloroflexota bacterium genomic window:
- a CDS encoding VWA domain-containing protein: MSLSFTHPLVLGILILVVPVILVPVLARGRRWREVSPRVWGSIALRLSIALALVLSLAGLRVVRAVDTLTVVYLLDMSDSVSAAERQRAEAFIRESIQAMPPGGRAAIVAFGENALVERLASEERRLSSIASTPIATRTNLAAAIQLGLALFPEGSQKRMVILSDGLENVGRAAEQVDLAIARGVEIAYVPLGSQRGQVEAYLDRLEAPARVRQGQRFDVTAVIQSTVAQPAVLHLFDEGTLIRSQEVRLQPGTNRVRMSVTAERTGFHRLRAELVPSQDSWPQNNTTAGFTWVQGPPRLLLVEGRPGEAEHLSAALQAAHMEPVTVSPAEMPQSLAALAGYDAVFLVNVPADALPDGAMAALPRYVRDLGRGLVMVGGDSSFGAGGYLRTPIEEALPVDMDVRDREREPNLALVLAIDKSGSMGRCHCNDPNALPGQYQRVESGLPKVDIAKEAILRTYRAVGRLDFLGIVAFDANAHWVLKPQRSVSLDEVQSAIAGIQASGQTNIFAGLNEAARALSDVDARVKHIILLTDGWSRAGAYDELAAQLREEGITLSVIAAGRGSASYLRRLAEAGGGRYYPARSIQEIPQVFLKEAVRAVGRYVIEKPFYPVQTAETPILAGIAGQGVPGLYGYNGTTPKAAARVPLVSDEGLPILAYWQYGLGRSLAWTSDLTAHWAAEWVRWDGFARFVAQLASWVLPVPGSERLQVEGSVEDGSMVIRVDAVDDGGRPWDFLDVQATILGPDLEPRRVTLAQEAPGRYRASVSVTGPGVYMIQIVASESTEDVGEAPVEQATIGVVVPYSPEYRQGEAMEGERLLARLARATGGDRLDTPEMAWAKTSVPARSSRPLGMALLWLAILLFPLDVAVRRLRLSLGEGRRLVARARLSWRRRRTAEQAAAREAHPRLRQLFAARERGRARSARRRVDEEETD; encoded by the coding sequence GCGGGTCGTGCGCGCGGTGGATACGCTGACGGTCGTCTACCTGCTGGACATGTCGGATTCGGTGTCCGCTGCCGAGCGACAGCGGGCGGAGGCGTTCATCCGGGAGAGCATTCAGGCGATGCCGCCCGGCGGCCGCGCGGCCATCGTCGCCTTCGGGGAGAACGCGCTGGTGGAGCGCCTGGCGTCCGAGGAGAGGCGTCTGTCCTCCATCGCCTCGACCCCTATCGCGACGCGCACCAATCTGGCCGCGGCGATCCAACTGGGGCTGGCCCTCTTCCCCGAGGGCAGCCAGAAGCGCATGGTGATCCTGTCCGATGGGCTGGAGAACGTGGGGCGGGCGGCGGAGCAGGTCGATCTCGCCATCGCACGCGGCGTGGAGATCGCGTACGTGCCGTTGGGCTCACAGCGAGGGCAGGTGGAGGCGTATCTGGATCGTTTGGAAGCGCCCGCCCGGGTGCGGCAGGGCCAGCGTTTCGATGTGACGGCGGTGATCCAGAGCACGGTCGCGCAGCCGGCCGTGTTGCACCTCTTCGATGAGGGGACGCTGATCCGGTCGCAGGAGGTGCGCTTGCAGCCCGGGACCAATCGGGTGCGCATGTCCGTCACGGCCGAGAGGACGGGCTTCCATCGGCTGCGGGCGGAGCTGGTCCCCTCGCAGGATTCCTGGCCGCAGAACAACACGACCGCTGGTTTCACGTGGGTCCAGGGGCCGCCGCGATTGCTCCTGGTGGAGGGGAGGCCGGGCGAGGCGGAGCACCTGTCGGCGGCGCTTCAGGCTGCTCACATGGAGCCTGTGACGGTCTCGCCCGCGGAGATGCCGCAGAGTCTGGCCGCGCTCGCCGGATACGACGCCGTGTTCCTGGTCAATGTGCCCGCCGACGCGCTCCCCGACGGCGCCATGGCAGCGCTGCCGCGTTACGTTCGTGATCTGGGACGTGGCCTGGTGATGGTGGGCGGCGATTCCAGCTTCGGCGCCGGCGGCTATCTGCGCACGCCGATCGAGGAGGCGCTGCCGGTGGACATGGATGTGCGGGATCGGGAGCGGGAGCCGAACCTGGCGCTGGTGTTGGCCATCGACAAGTCGGGCAGCATGGGGCGTTGTCACTGCAACGATCCCAACGCGTTGCCCGGCCAGTATCAGCGGGTGGAGAGCGGCCTGCCCAAGGTGGACATCGCCAAGGAGGCGATCCTGCGCACGTATCGGGCGGTGGGACGGCTGGACTTCCTGGGGATCGTCGCCTTTGACGCCAACGCCCATTGGGTGCTCAAGCCCCAGCGATCGGTGAGCCTGGATGAGGTGCAGAGCGCGATCGCGGGCATTCAGGCGAGCGGGCAGACCAACATCTTCGCCGGCCTCAACGAGGCCGCCCGGGCGCTGTCGGACGTGGATGCCCGGGTGAAGCATATCATCCTCCTGACGGACGGGTGGTCCCGGGCGGGGGCATACGATGAGCTGGCAGCCCAGTTGCGCGAGGAGGGGATCACGCTGTCCGTGATCGCCGCCGGGCGTGGCTCGGCCTCCTATCTGCGCAGGCTCGCCGAGGCGGGAGGGGGCCGCTATTACCCGGCCCGCAGCATTCAGGAGATCCCACAAGTGTTCCTGAAGGAGGCCGTCCGGGCGGTGGGGCGCTATGTGATCGAGAAGCCCTTCTATCCGGTCCAGACGGCGGAGACGCCCATCCTGGCGGGGATCGCCGGGCAGGGCGTGCCGGGGCTGTATGGGTACAACGGCACGACCCCCAAGGCGGCGGCGCGTGTGCCCCTGGTCAGCGACGAAGGGCTCCCCATCCTGGCCTACTGGCAGTACGGGCTGGGCCGCAGCCTGGCCTGGACCTCGGATCTGACGGCCCATTGGGCGGCGGAGTGGGTGCGATGGGATGGGTTCGCCCGGTTCGTGGCCCAACTGGCGAGCTGGGTGCTGCCTGTCCCGGGCTCTGAGCGCCTGCAGGTCGAGGGGAGCGTGGAGGACGGCTCGATGGTGATCCGGGTGGACGCCGTGGATGACGGCGGGCGCCCGTGGGATTTCCTGGACGTGCAGGCGACGATCCTCGGCCCCGATCTGGAGCCGAGGCGGGTGACGCTGGCCCAGGAGGCACCGGGTCGCTATCGTGCCTCGGTGTCGGTGACGGGTCCGGGCGTTTACATGATTCAGATCGTGGCCTCCGAGTCGACGGAGGATGTCGGCGAGGCGCCGGTAGAACAGGCCACGATCGGCGTGGTGGTTCCCTACTCGCCTGAGTACAGACAGGGAGAGGCGATGGAGGGGGAGCGCCTGCTGGCCCGCCTGGCGCGGGCGACCGGGGGCGATCGGCTGGACACGCCGGAGATGGCGTGGGCGAAGACCTCCGTGCCCGCCCGGTCGTCGCGGCCGTTGGGGATGGCGTTGCTGTGGCTGGCCATCCTGTTGTTCCCGCTGGATGTGGCCGTGCGGCGGCTGCGTCTGAGCCTGGGCGAGGGGAGGCGGCTGGTGGCCCGGGCGCGGCTCTCGTGGCGCCGGCGGCGGACGGCTGAACAGGCGGCGGCTCGCGAGGCACATCCCCGACTGCGACAGCTCTTCGCCGCACGGGAGCGCGGCCGGGCGCGCAGCGCTCGCCGTCGGGTCGATGAGGAGGAGACGGATTGA
- the gatC gene encoding Asp-tRNA(Asn)/Glu-tRNA(Gln) amidotransferase subunit GatC, with product MSLTLAQVRHIAELAKLGLTPEEEERFRDQLSAILDYFGRLQEVDTSAIPATATVLPVRNVMRDDEVQPSLSREDALANAPDVADGQFRVRAVLE from the coding sequence ATGTCCCTTACCCTCGCACAGGTCCGACATATCGCTGAGCTTGCGAAGTTGGGTTTGACGCCGGAGGAGGAAGAGCGGTTTCGCGATCAGCTCTCCGCGATCCTGGATTACTTCGGCCGGTTGCAAGAGGTGGATACCTCGGCGATCCCGGCGACGGCGACCGTGCTGCCCGTGCGCAACGTGATGCGTGATGATGAGGTGCAGCCTTCGCTGAGCCGGGAGGACGCGCTGGCGAATGCCCCGGACGTGGCCGACGGCCAATTCCGGGTGCGGGCCGTGCTGGAGTAA
- the gatA gene encoding Asp-tRNA(Asn)/Glu-tRNA(Gln) amidotransferase subunit GatA, whose amino-acid sequence MDLYALTVHEAQDLLHRGEISAVELTESVLERIYALDNDIKAYLTLTPEAALEQAAEADRRLAAGERTPLLGIPLAIKDVLCLQGVPTTCGSRILEDFIPPYDATVVSRLREMGAVFLGKTNTDEFAMGSSTENSAFFTTHNPWDLDRVPGGSSGGSAAAVAADLCLGALGTDTGGSVRQPAAFCGVAGLKPSYGRVSRYGLVAFASSLDQVGTLGKDVLDAAILLQAIAGHDPRDSTSMDLSVPDYLAALRRADMRGLRVGVPREYFIEGMQPEVEAGVRTAIDQLVDMGAEVVDISLPHTEYALPVYYLIAPAEASANLARYDGVRYGLSVPAGDLWETYRQTRGRGFGPEVKRRIMLGTYALSAGYYDAYYLKAGQVRTLLRQDFERAFQQVDVIVCPTSPTTAFRIGERADDPLAMYLSDIFTLSVNLAGVCGISIPCGFDDQGLPIGLQIIGPAFGEERILSVAYAYQQATEWHKRRPPLPVAA is encoded by the coding sequence TTGGATCTTTATGCTTTGACCGTTCACGAGGCGCAGGATCTGCTCCATCGCGGTGAGATCTCCGCCGTAGAGCTCACCGAGTCGGTGTTGGAGCGCATCTACGCGCTGGACAATGATATCAAGGCCTATCTGACGTTGACCCCGGAGGCGGCGCTGGAGCAGGCGGCGGAGGCGGATCGTCGTCTGGCCGCCGGGGAGCGCACGCCCCTGCTGGGCATCCCGCTGGCCATCAAGGACGTGCTCTGCCTGCAAGGGGTACCCACGACCTGCGGGTCCCGTATCCTGGAGGACTTCATTCCGCCGTATGATGCCACCGTGGTGAGCCGGCTGCGGGAGATGGGGGCCGTCTTCCTGGGCAAGACCAACACGGACGAGTTCGCCATGGGCTCCTCCACGGAGAACTCGGCCTTCTTCACCACGCATAACCCGTGGGATCTGGATCGGGTGCCTGGGGGATCCAGCGGCGGCAGCGCGGCGGCCGTCGCCGCCGATCTCTGCCTGGGGGCGTTGGGAACGGATACCGGGGGCAGTGTGCGTCAGCCGGCGGCGTTCTGCGGGGTGGCGGGCCTGAAGCCCAGCTACGGCCGGGTGTCTCGCTATGGCCTGGTCGCCTTCGCCTCCTCGTTGGATCAGGTGGGCACCCTGGGCAAGGACGTCCTGGACGCGGCGATCCTGCTCCAGGCCATCGCCGGACACGACCCGCGTGATTCCACGTCCATGGACCTGTCGGTGCCGGATTACCTGGCGGCCTTGCGGAGGGCGGACATGCGCGGCCTGCGCGTGGGCGTCCCTCGGGAGTACTTCATCGAGGGGATGCAGCCGGAGGTGGAGGCGGGCGTGCGCACGGCGATCGATCAGTTGGTGGACATGGGCGCCGAGGTGGTGGACATCTCCCTGCCGCACACGGAATACGCGCTGCCCGTCTACTATCTCATCGCCCCGGCGGAGGCATCGGCCAACCTGGCCCGTTACGATGGAGTCCGCTATGGGCTGTCGGTGCCCGCCGGGGATCTGTGGGAGACCTACCGGCAGACGCGAGGGCGGGGGTTTGGCCCCGAGGTCAAGCGGCGCATCATGTTGGGCACCTACGCCCTCTCCGCCGGTTACTACGATGCGTACTACCTCAAGGCCGGGCAGGTGCGCACGCTGCTGCGGCAGGACTTTGAGCGGGCCTTCCAGCAGGTGGATGTGATCGTCTGCCCCACCAGCCCGACTACCGCCTTTCGGATCGGGGAGCGAGCCGATGATCCGCTGGCGATGTATCTGAGCGACATCTTCACGCTGTCCGTGAACCTGGCGGGTGTGTGTGGCATCAGCATCCCGTGCGGCTTCGACGATCAGGGCCTGCCCATCGGCCTGCAGATCATCGGACCGGCCTTCGGGGAGGAACGTATCCTGTCGGTAGCCTACGCGTATCAGCAGGCCACCGAATGGCATAAGCGTCGGCCGCCCCTGCCGGTGGCCGCATGA